In Horticoccus luteus, the following proteins share a genomic window:
- the coxB gene encoding cytochrome c oxidase subunit II, with translation MPSDPESVLPIGAALRVLAPESPQAHAMFNLGVVTAIILGAIFVIVAGLIVYALMRFRWREGEPEPVQLAGNLKIEIIWTAIPCAIVAALFMLTARAMSLADPPPAPAPDLIVTGHQWWWEVRYPESGVVTANEIHLPVGRPFSVKLESSDVLHEFWVPELARKITAVPGHPNHLWLEADRTGTFLGICSEFCGTQHAWMHFSVIVESPADFAAWQKAQLRPAAAPAAGAAAEGLALFARTSCLSCHAIAGTAARARVGPDLTHFASRRHLGAGIAANTAANLRRWLTNPQEVKPGVKMPDFKFTDQQVTQLVAYLETLQ, from the coding sequence ATGCCGTCTGATCCCGAATCAGTCCTGCCGATCGGTGCCGCGCTGCGGGTGCTGGCGCCCGAATCGCCGCAGGCGCACGCCATGTTCAATCTCGGCGTGGTGACGGCGATCATCCTCGGTGCCATTTTTGTGATCGTGGCGGGTCTCATCGTGTATGCGCTGATGCGATTTCGCTGGCGGGAGGGGGAACCCGAGCCGGTGCAACTCGCGGGCAATCTCAAGATCGAGATTATTTGGACCGCGATTCCCTGCGCGATCGTGGCGGCGTTGTTTATGCTCACCGCACGCGCCATGAGCCTGGCCGATCCGCCGCCGGCGCCGGCGCCGGACTTGATTGTTACGGGGCATCAGTGGTGGTGGGAAGTGCGCTATCCCGAGTCGGGCGTGGTGACCGCCAACGAAATCCATCTGCCGGTGGGCCGGCCATTTTCCGTGAAGCTAGAGTCGAGCGATGTGTTGCACGAATTCTGGGTGCCGGAGCTGGCGCGAAAAATCACCGCGGTGCCGGGTCATCCAAATCACCTTTGGCTCGAGGCCGATCGCACGGGCACGTTTCTCGGGATCTGCTCGGAGTTTTGCGGCACGCAACACGCGTGGATGCACTTTTCGGTGATCGTGGAATCGCCGGCGGATTTCGCGGCGTGGCAAAAAGCGCAACTCCGGCCGGCGGCTGCGCCTGCGGCCGGGGCGGCCGCGGAGGGACTCGCGTTGTTTGCGCGAACGAGTTGCCTGAGTTGCCACGCGATTGCGGGCACGGCGGCGCGTGCGCGCGTCGGCCCCGATCTCACGCATTTCGCGAGCCGCCGCCACTTGGGCGCCGGCATCGCGGCGAATACGGCGGCCAATCTTCGGCGCTGGCTTACGAATCCGCAGGAGGTGAAGCCGGGCGTGAAGATGCCTGACTTCAAGTTTACCGACCAGCAGGTCACGCAGCTCGTCGCTTATCTGGAGACGCTCCAATGA
- a CDS encoding toll/interleukin-1 receptor domain-containing protein: MDSSFSIFISYASADRAQARLLGHTMADAGLDVWFDEEELAGGEAWDAKIRQQIRTCTYFLPVISATTEMRSEGYFRREWRLAVERTLDLADDVTFLVPVVIDDTPEYQARVPEKFSTVQWLRCPGGVATPQLAALARRLAAGPSAPPVPGSRRSAPPKIGSASRDPASSRLRELPVFPAFPEAGHRLRFAYDLVVWLGRFATALCLRLPRWIRILLVVLIISKAISAFFRARQDSAPARERSAAHVIDKANRTRAALEGDALSDKIIAAAGTAIDTLQSGRPLAVVAFASTDAALKSTALGAFSALHAQLEAAGHEDEVSVGAMALPPTYTDADVVARSAVLKCRWFLTGVARPAGGDNFALEVKLYESATGKVIWQTTRTADRSAAAAVGRALADDVLQHIDFTAAPAP, from the coding sequence ATGGATTCTTCGTTTTCCATTTTCATCAGCTACGCCTCGGCCGATCGCGCGCAGGCCCGCTTGCTCGGTCACACCATGGCCGACGCCGGCCTGGATGTCTGGTTCGACGAAGAGGAACTCGCCGGCGGCGAAGCGTGGGATGCGAAAATCCGCCAGCAAATCCGCACCTGCACCTATTTTCTGCCGGTCATCTCCGCCACAACCGAGATGCGCAGCGAAGGCTACTTCCGCCGCGAATGGCGCCTCGCCGTCGAACGCACCCTCGATCTCGCCGACGACGTCACCTTTCTCGTGCCCGTCGTGATCGACGACACCCCGGAGTATCAAGCCCGCGTCCCCGAAAAATTCTCCACCGTCCAATGGCTCCGCTGCCCGGGCGGTGTCGCGACGCCGCAACTCGCCGCGCTCGCCCGTCGCCTCGCCGCCGGCCCGTCTGCCCCACCCGTGCCAGGCAGCCGCCGCAGTGCGCCGCCCAAAATCGGCTCCGCCTCCCGCGACCCCGCGTCCTCTCGCCTCCGCGAGTTGCCCGTCTTCCCCGCGTTTCCTGAAGCCGGTCACCGCCTACGCTTCGCCTACGATCTCGTCGTCTGGCTCGGCCGCTTCGCCACCGCCCTTTGCCTGCGCCTGCCCCGCTGGATCCGGATTCTGCTCGTCGTGCTGATCATTTCAAAAGCCATCAGCGCTTTCTTCCGCGCCCGTCAGGATTCCGCGCCCGCCCGCGAACGCTCCGCCGCTCACGTCATCGACAAAGCCAACCGCACGCGGGCCGCCCTCGAGGGCGACGCTCTTTCCGACAAAATCATCGCCGCCGCCGGCACTGCGATCGACACCCTCCAGAGCGGCCGACCGCTGGCCGTCGTGGCTTTCGCGAGCACCGACGCCGCGCTCAAATCCACCGCTCTCGGCGCGTTCAGCGCCCTGCATGCCCAACTCGAAGCCGCCGGCCACGAAGACGAGGTTTCCGTCGGCGCGATGGCGTTGCCGCCCACCTACACCGACGCCGATGTCGTCGCGCGCTCGGCCGTTCTAAAATGCCGGTGGTTTCTTACCGGCGTCGCCCGCCCGGCAGGAGGCGACAACTTTGCCCTCGAGGTGAAGCTCTACGAAAGTGCCACGGGCAAAGTGATCTGGCAGACCACGCGCACCGCCGACCGCAGCGCAGCGGCCGCCGTCGGTCGCGCGCTCGCCGACGACGTGCTTCAGCACATCGATTTCACCGCGGCCCCGGCGCCGTAG
- a CDS encoding CobW family GTP-binding protein gives MVPPSDSPRSRPPVTVLSGFLGAGKTTLLRHLLGQAEGRRWAAIVNDVAAINIDAALVAAAGAQRVVPLGNGCVCCTVRDELAETLAELAATGDYAHVFVEATGVADPRSIVRLFTRTNPFGRKLDDFAQLSALVTVVDARQFEVEERKSRDGRKRAASGVKPVFDLMLEQVECADVVVLNKCDVATAEAVRRVEALVRAVNARAEIWRVAQGRVAAAEVVGRVRFQADVTPGAAEWVRLLGGAARHAAVRTGPAVAGRHEAAFGITSFVYEERRAFAEEKLRAWFEAALPEGLLRAKGFFWVRERAADMGFASVAGGAARLEFIGTWAAALRERGVVTDAEIPPSTRERWAEPHGDRRQELVFIGVTLPEAEIRAGLAACLV, from the coding sequence ATGGTCCCGCCCTCAGATTCTCCCCGATCGCGTCCGCCGGTGACGGTGTTGAGCGGTTTCCTCGGCGCGGGCAAAACGACGTTGCTGCGGCACCTGCTGGGGCAGGCGGAGGGGCGCCGGTGGGCGGCGATCGTGAACGACGTGGCGGCGATCAACATCGATGCGGCGCTGGTCGCGGCCGCCGGGGCGCAACGGGTGGTGCCGCTCGGGAACGGTTGCGTGTGCTGCACGGTGCGCGACGAACTGGCGGAGACGTTGGCGGAACTGGCGGCCACGGGGGATTACGCGCATGTGTTTGTGGAGGCGACGGGGGTGGCCGATCCGCGGTCGATCGTGCGGCTGTTTACGCGGACCAATCCCTTCGGACGGAAGCTGGATGATTTTGCGCAGTTGAGTGCGTTGGTGACCGTGGTCGATGCGCGGCAGTTCGAGGTGGAGGAACGCAAGTCGCGCGACGGGAGAAAGAGGGCGGCGAGCGGCGTGAAACCGGTGTTTGATTTGATGTTGGAACAGGTCGAGTGCGCGGACGTGGTGGTGTTGAACAAGTGCGACGTCGCCACGGCGGAGGCGGTGCGGCGCGTCGAAGCGTTGGTGCGCGCCGTCAATGCGCGCGCGGAAATCTGGCGCGTGGCCCAAGGGCGCGTGGCGGCGGCGGAGGTGGTCGGGCGGGTGCGCTTTCAAGCGGACGTGACGCCGGGCGCGGCGGAATGGGTGCGATTGCTGGGCGGCGCGGCGCGCCACGCGGCGGTGCGAACGGGGCCGGCGGTGGCGGGGCGGCATGAGGCGGCGTTTGGCATCACGAGCTTCGTTTACGAGGAGCGGCGGGCGTTCGCGGAGGAGAAATTGCGGGCGTGGTTCGAGGCGGCGTTGCCGGAAGGGTTGTTGCGGGCGAAGGGCTTCTTCTGGGTGCGCGAGCGCGCGGCGGACATGGGGTTTGCCTCGGTGGCGGGTGGCGCGGCGCGTTTGGAGTTTATCGGCACGTGGGCGGCGGCTTTGCGTGAGCGCGGGGTGGTCACGGACGCGGAGATTCCGCCGAGCACGCGGGAGCGCTGGGCGGAGCCGCACGGGGATCGTCGGCAGGAGTTGGTGTTTATCGGCGTGACTCTGCCGGAGGCGGAAATTCGGGCGGGGCTGGCGGCCTGCCTGGTGTGA
- the modA gene encoding molybdate ABC transporter substrate-binding protein, with translation MLTFARRFAFFLATAAALAAADRVSVAAAANLVYALDALNAAFRATEPGTTVVVTTAASGNLVAQIRNGAPYDVFLSADLAYPRTLLTSGDAAAGTLTPFAVGRLVVWTMRPELDLGSVGVLMRNTAVHKVALAQPETAPYGRAAREALRKLEVWSEVQGKIVIGDSVSQAAQFVQSGNADCGFVALSLVVSPELTGKGRYLEVPLELYSPITEAAVLTTFGRENAAARRYLAFLVSPAAREIFTRFGYGIPPAGAVAPVAPPATSPAS, from the coding sequence ATGCTCACCTTCGCGCGCCGCTTCGCATTTTTTCTCGCGACCGCCGCCGCGCTCGCCGCCGCCGACCGCGTCTCCGTCGCCGCCGCCGCCAACCTCGTTTACGCCCTCGACGCCCTCAACGCCGCCTTCCGCGCCACCGAGCCCGGCACCACCGTCGTCGTCACCACCGCCGCCTCCGGCAACCTCGTCGCCCAGATCCGCAACGGCGCCCCTTACGACGTCTTCCTCTCCGCCGATCTTGCTTACCCGCGCACGCTACTCACCAGCGGCGACGCCGCCGCCGGCACACTCACGCCTTTCGCCGTGGGCCGCCTCGTCGTCTGGACGATGCGCCCCGAACTCGACCTCGGTTCCGTCGGCGTCCTCATGCGCAACACCGCCGTGCACAAAGTCGCCCTCGCCCAACCCGAGACGGCGCCCTACGGCCGTGCCGCCCGCGAAGCGCTGCGCAAACTCGAAGTCTGGTCGGAGGTGCAGGGGAAAATCGTGATCGGCGACAGCGTCTCGCAAGCGGCTCAATTCGTGCAGTCCGGCAACGCCGATTGCGGGTTCGTCGCTCTTTCGCTCGTCGTCTCGCCCGAGCTCACGGGCAAAGGCCGCTATCTCGAAGTCCCGCTCGAACTTTACTCGCCGATCACCGAAGCCGCCGTGCTCACGACGTTCGGACGCGAAAACGCCGCCGCCCGCCGTTATCTCGCGTTTCTCGTCAGCCCGGCGGCGCGCGAAATTTTCACCCGCTTCGGCTATGGCATTCCCCCCGCCGGTGCCGTCGCGCCCGTCGCGCCGCCCGCCACGTCGCCTGCGAGCTGA
- the modB gene encoding molybdate ABC transporter permease subunit has protein sequence MSDAASTFLGLSAPLWQSLGLTLRLAACTTIILGVIGLPLARWLNRTRCRLAPILETFVTLPVVLPPTVIGFYLLLAFSPQHAPGSWWRAVVGLPLAFSFTGLVIASVIYSLPFAVQPFQAALRSVPHDLLDAGAASGASPWRVFLRLHIPLAWRGLLAGLTLGFAHTLGEFGVVLMIGGSIPGVTKVASIALYDEVQRLDYAQAHGLAAVLLAVSFILLFLVTLLQRRAR, from the coding sequence GTGTCCGACGCCGCGTCCACCTTCCTCGGCCTTTCCGCTCCGCTCTGGCAAAGCCTCGGGCTGACACTTCGCCTCGCGGCTTGCACGACGATCATTCTCGGCGTGATCGGGCTCCCGCTCGCGCGTTGGCTTAACCGCACCCGCTGCCGCCTCGCGCCGATCCTCGAAACATTCGTCACGCTGCCCGTCGTCCTGCCTCCCACCGTCATCGGCTTCTATCTGCTGCTCGCGTTTTCCCCCCAACACGCACCCGGCTCCTGGTGGCGCGCGGTCGTCGGCCTGCCGCTCGCGTTTTCGTTCACCGGCCTCGTCATCGCGTCGGTGATTTATTCGCTGCCTTTCGCCGTGCAACCGTTTCAAGCCGCACTCCGCTCCGTACCGCATGACTTGCTCGACGCCGGCGCAGCGAGCGGCGCTTCCCCGTGGCGGGTTTTTCTTCGCCTGCACATTCCCCTCGCCTGGCGCGGCCTGCTCGCCGGCCTCACGCTCGGCTTCGCCCACACGCTCGGTGAATTTGGCGTCGTGCTGATGATCGGCGGCTCGATCCCGGGCGTCACCAAAGTCGCCAGCATCGCCCTCTACGACGAAGTGCAACGTCTCGATTACGCTCAAGCCCACGGCCTCGCCGCAGTCCTTCTCGCGGTCTCCTTCATCCTGCTGTTTCTGGTCACGCTGCTGCAACGCCGCGCGCGCTGA
- a CDS encoding WD40 repeat domain-containing protein gives MQLTKHWAATLDDYAIDLAWSPDGTQLAAVSASGPVSLFAADDGALRHLLPGHDDGTNCLAWLPAPRTPAGAPANTAPAAASALLATGGQDGAVKFWDAVAGQHTATAALGSAWVEHLAWCAPSAPAASSAGAPLLFAAAGRQLAALRADASVAHTFPLAPKTISALAAHPAGGAVASAYFGGVALWDTDDFLAQKTFTYGNGIVALVWSPDGRWLVSGNQDPSVHLWIPEEDVELQMSGYETKVTQLSFDQASRWLATSGGREACLWDCSGAGPEGREPAMLPHEAPVCAVAFQHNHNLLATAAKDGVVMIWSPERKQPLRATVKMPVAATKLAWSPDDRHLAIGSEKGIVYVLRAEA, from the coding sequence ATGCAACTGACCAAACACTGGGCCGCGACGCTCGACGATTACGCCATCGACCTCGCTTGGTCGCCCGACGGCACGCAACTCGCCGCTGTGTCCGCCTCAGGTCCGGTGTCTCTTTTCGCCGCCGACGACGGCGCCCTGCGCCATCTCCTGCCGGGGCATGACGACGGCACCAACTGCCTCGCGTGGCTGCCCGCGCCCCGCACTCCCGCCGGCGCTCCGGCGAACACCGCGCCTGCTGCCGCGTCCGCGTTGCTCGCCACCGGCGGTCAGGATGGCGCCGTGAAATTCTGGGATGCCGTCGCCGGCCAGCACACCGCCACCGCCGCGCTCGGCTCCGCCTGGGTCGAACACCTCGCTTGGTGCGCCCCGTCCGCCCCCGCGGCATCGTCCGCCGGCGCGCCCCTCCTCTTCGCCGCCGCCGGCCGCCAACTCGCCGCGTTGCGCGCCGACGCCTCCGTCGCCCACACGTTTCCCCTCGCGCCAAAAACCATCTCCGCCCTCGCCGCGCATCCCGCCGGCGGAGCGGTCGCTTCTGCGTATTTCGGCGGCGTCGCCCTCTGGGACACCGATGATTTTCTCGCGCAGAAAACCTTCACTTACGGCAACGGCATCGTCGCCCTCGTCTGGTCGCCCGACGGCCGCTGGCTGGTCTCCGGCAATCAAGACCCCTCTGTCCACCTCTGGATTCCCGAAGAGGACGTGGAACTCCAGATGAGCGGCTACGAAACCAAGGTCACCCAGCTCTCCTTCGACCAGGCCTCCCGCTGGCTCGCGACCAGCGGCGGCCGCGAAGCCTGCCTCTGGGATTGCAGCGGCGCCGGCCCCGAAGGCCGCGAACCCGCGATGCTTCCGCACGAAGCGCCCGTCTGCGCCGTGGCATTTCAACACAACCACAACCTCCTCGCCACCGCCGCAAAGGATGGCGTCGTGATGATCTGGAGTCCCGAGCGCAAGCAACCGCTTCGCGCCACCGTCAAAATGCCCGTCGCCGCCACGAAACTCGCGTGGTCGCCCGACGACCGCCACCTGGCCATCGGCAGCGAAAAGGGCATCGTCTACGTCCTTCGCGCCGAAGCCTGA
- a CDS encoding DUF481 domain-containing protein, producing the protein MKLCERPYVETRVSDLMRRTWKSAVWSLALLVGSAGWARAADASGTVVPVPAKPALDELVYNDGDRVGGHLVEKAGDVIVFRSERFGLLRVPVKDAEVILAEKPKEVVAAKTPPAPGVTAEEAEEESTFWLARAPFSPRAMALALRKYFGAWHGRFSFSADMASDTATRNSAMVEAKVQRKWTSDEVQINGRYDFSSVDNSRSTDIVRANASYRHDLPHKLFFTYRPTIEWNRAYFINNVPADYVLLQEELGVGVNLVNTTAHKVRVGVSENVFDSWQLTQGGHNERNIESLFGEWEAKLPWRITLNDRAVYYYALANQDAGWENRFEINKKLTETLTVGVRHEVRYNNPDVRASDYRLLRLMIGFDF; encoded by the coding sequence ATGAAACTCTGTGAACGCCCATACGTCGAAACGCGCGTGTCAGATCTGATGCGGCGGACTTGGAAATCAGCGGTGTGGTCATTGGCGTTGCTCGTGGGCAGCGCGGGCTGGGCGCGGGCGGCAGACGCGAGCGGCACGGTCGTGCCTGTTCCGGCCAAACCGGCGCTGGATGAACTGGTTTACAACGATGGTGATCGGGTGGGCGGGCATCTGGTGGAGAAGGCGGGCGACGTGATTGTGTTTCGGTCGGAGCGTTTCGGGTTGTTGCGCGTGCCCGTGAAGGATGCGGAAGTGATTTTGGCGGAGAAGCCGAAGGAGGTTGTCGCGGCGAAAACGCCGCCGGCGCCGGGCGTGACGGCGGAAGAGGCGGAGGAAGAGTCGACGTTCTGGCTGGCGCGGGCACCGTTTTCGCCGCGGGCGATGGCGTTGGCGTTGCGCAAATATTTTGGCGCGTGGCACGGCCGGTTCTCGTTTTCGGCGGACATGGCCTCGGATACGGCGACGCGCAACAGCGCGATGGTCGAGGCGAAGGTGCAGCGCAAATGGACGAGCGACGAGGTGCAGATCAACGGGCGTTACGATTTCAGTTCGGTGGATAACTCGCGCTCGACGGATATCGTGAGGGCGAACGCTTCCTACCGGCACGATCTGCCGCACAAGTTGTTCTTCACCTACCGGCCGACGATCGAGTGGAACCGGGCGTATTTCATCAACAACGTGCCGGCGGATTACGTGCTGTTGCAGGAGGAGCTCGGCGTCGGTGTGAATCTCGTGAACACGACGGCGCACAAGGTGCGCGTGGGTGTTTCCGAGAACGTGTTCGATTCGTGGCAGCTCACGCAGGGCGGGCACAACGAGCGCAACATCGAGTCGCTCTTCGGCGAGTGGGAGGCGAAGTTGCCGTGGCGCATCACGCTCAACGATCGTGCGGTGTATTACTACGCGCTCGCGAATCAGGACGCGGGTTGGGAGAATCGTTTCGAGATCAATAAGAAGTTGACCGAGACGCTCACCGTCGGCGTGCGCCATGAGGTGCGTTACAACAATCCGGATGTGCGGGCGTCGGATTACCGGTTGCTGCGCTTGATGATCGGCTTCGATTTCTGA
- a CDS encoding exo-alpha-sialidase — translation MLRVVALVLCSTFLTASAAAADASLHLAALPAPGAPHASAPAFATSPDGAVYLSWLEPAGEAQAALRIARYDAATGQWTAPHTIATTRAFASDRTAPPQLAAANNGQLAAVWTTPPDAKNISAWVSRSSDAGTTWSAPEPLTTASATVEFPAVALSPQGRAFSAWLDGRAHPGGPTQLSIRPLATGATADAVDQRVCDCCAPALLAFPDGSALVAYRDRSSEEVRDIAVARFTDGEWSEPTPLNEDGWHLDGCPVDGPRLSAVGGHVAAIWFTAADHDPRVLTSFSPDAGERFTMPQRVELRRAVGRPDIVSLRDGTRVVSWIEAADPSEKRPATLYARRVSPQDELGEPVALAPANDVRALGFPRLALVKDYDQTPAQVVAVYGTDDGLAATLLTLPPLSALAGRAPCAPCDEAEAAAARGFALRGEVVSLTPARHTVLVKHDAIPGVMQAMTMEFTVDDATFRALAVGQTILGRIERRGRTWWLFAVKTIGAAQSS, via the coding sequence ATGCTTCGCGTCGTCGCCCTCGTTCTCTGCTCCACCTTCCTCACCGCCTCCGCCGCGGCGGCCGATGCCTCGCTTCACCTTGCCGCCCTCCCCGCCCCCGGCGCGCCCCACGCGAGCGCGCCCGCGTTCGCCACGTCGCCCGACGGCGCTGTTTATCTGAGCTGGCTCGAACCCGCGGGCGAGGCGCAGGCCGCCTTGCGGATCGCGCGCTACGATGCCGCGACCGGCCAGTGGACCGCTCCGCACACGATCGCCACCACCCGCGCGTTCGCGTCCGATCGCACCGCGCCGCCCCAACTCGCCGCCGCCAACAATGGTCAACTCGCCGCCGTCTGGACCACCCCGCCCGATGCGAAAAACATTTCCGCCTGGGTCAGCCGCAGCTCCGACGCCGGCACCACCTGGTCGGCACCGGAGCCCCTCACCACCGCCTCCGCCACCGTCGAATTTCCCGCCGTCGCGCTCTCGCCCCAAGGCCGCGCTTTCTCGGCGTGGCTCGATGGCCGCGCCCATCCCGGCGGCCCCACGCAACTCTCCATCCGCCCCTTGGCCACCGGCGCCACCGCAGACGCCGTCGATCAACGCGTCTGCGATTGTTGCGCCCCCGCGCTTCTTGCGTTTCCCGACGGCTCCGCCCTCGTCGCCTATCGCGATCGCTCCTCCGAAGAAGTGCGTGATATCGCCGTCGCACGTTTCACCGACGGTGAATGGAGCGAACCAACTCCGCTCAACGAAGACGGCTGGCACCTTGACGGCTGCCCGGTCGACGGCCCGCGCCTCTCCGCCGTCGGCGGCCACGTCGCCGCCATCTGGTTTACCGCCGCCGACCACGACCCTCGCGTGCTCACCTCCTTTTCCCCCGACGCCGGTGAACGCTTCACCATGCCGCAACGCGTCGAGCTGCGCCGCGCCGTCGGTCGGCCCGATATCGTCAGCCTCCGCGACGGCACCCGCGTCGTCTCGTGGATCGAAGCGGCTGACCCGTCGGAAAAGCGTCCCGCCACCCTCTATGCCCGCCGCGTTTCGCCGCAGGACGAGCTCGGTGAACCCGTCGCCCTCGCACCGGCGAACGACGTGCGCGCGCTCGGCTTTCCCCGCCTCGCCTTGGTAAAAGATTACGACCAAACCCCCGCGCAGGTGGTCGCCGTTTACGGCACCGACGACGGCCTCGCCGCCACCCTCCTCACGCTGCCGCCCCTTTCCGCTCTCGCGGGCCGTGCGCCATGCGCGCCCTGCGATGAAGCCGAAGCCGCCGCCGCCCGCGGTTTTGCGCTGCGCGGCGAAGTCGTTTCCCTCACTCCCGCGCGCCACACGGTCCTCGTGAAACATGACGCGATTCCCGGCGTCATGCAGGCGATGACCATGGAGTTCACCGTCGACGACGCCACGTTCCGAGCCCTCGCCGTGGGACAAACCATCCTCGGCCGTATCGAGCGGCGCGGCCGCACGTGGTGGCTTTTCGCCGTGAAAACGATCGGCGCAGCGCAGTCCTCTTGA
- a CDS encoding formate/nitrite transporter family protein gives MKSDTPAAKEREEAQVENRVAPPGEIVYEAIYREGEHELSRPARALAWSGLAAGLSMGFSFLAEALLLQHLPPAVWTSAVSKIGYSIGFVIVILGRQQLFSKNTLTVILPLLNRRSHAGLWHVARLWVIVLVANLVGALLFAWMLAYSGAFPPAMHAVFDKLGEEMPRGPFWPVMIRAVIAGWLIALMVWLLPFAETARVWIIVVIAYLVGLGPFPHIIAESVSAFYLLITGQVSLGVCLGGFMVPTFLGNVVGGVALVAALAHAELAETAKPKRARASRSLHPPKP, from the coding sequence ATGAAATCAGACACCCCCGCCGCCAAAGAACGCGAAGAAGCACAGGTCGAAAACCGCGTCGCGCCTCCCGGCGAAATCGTTTACGAAGCGATTTATCGCGAAGGTGAACACGAACTGAGCCGCCCCGCCCGCGCCCTCGCTTGGTCCGGTCTCGCCGCGGGGCTTTCAATGGGATTCTCGTTTCTCGCCGAAGCGTTGCTCCTGCAGCATCTCCCGCCCGCCGTGTGGACCTCTGCCGTCAGCAAGATCGGTTACAGCATCGGCTTTGTGATCGTGATCCTCGGGCGACAGCAGCTGTTCTCCAAAAACACGCTCACCGTGATTCTGCCGCTGCTCAACCGCCGCAGCCACGCCGGTCTCTGGCATGTCGCCCGCCTCTGGGTCATCGTGCTCGTCGCCAATCTGGTCGGGGCACTCTTGTTCGCTTGGATGCTCGCCTACAGCGGCGCATTTCCGCCCGCGATGCACGCCGTGTTCGACAAACTCGGCGAAGAAATGCCGCGCGGGCCTTTCTGGCCCGTGATGATTCGCGCCGTGATCGCGGGCTGGCTGATTGCGTTGATGGTCTGGCTTCTGCCCTTCGCCGAAACCGCCCGCGTCTGGATCATTGTGGTCATCGCCTACCTCGTCGGGCTCGGCCCCTTTCCGCATATTATCGCCGAGTCGGTCTCGGCGTTCTACCTCCTGATCACGGGCCAGGTTTCCCTCGGCGTGTGCCTCGGCGGATTCATGGTGCCCACATTCTTGGGCAACGTGGTCGGCGGCGTCGCGCTCGTGGCCGCCCTCGCCCACGCCGAACTCGCCGAAACCGCGAAACCCAAGCGCGCGCGCGCCTCCCGGTCACTCCATCCGCCGAAGCCGTAG